In Plasmodium malariae genome assembly, chromosome: 11, the following proteins share a genomic window:
- the PmUG01_11062000 gene encoding Plasmodium exported protein, unknown function: MNKYFSFTKVLSFSLLIWIYQYSYVKNISGKSWIRKTNLNKTINSRERRLLYGETDIDFQKRYTYLKEKAMKIVEEDEYIFGNRLNALMQKISLPENFKISYFDEKIPKSSNSFINKNNLESSYDSLINDSDTDTEYKSIEKLFQLKEYKTTEKNTSPLKKKIVRKVDSMNTTKVLKPLEIEYERSSKSIGAFKKKLQNLIKIYKPLILSITALLFFALLSWYFQVSTSALSPFIFITIPIFILSLVHVAYKLM; encoded by the exons atgaataaatatttctccTTTACCAAAGttctttcattttctttattaatatgGATATATCAGTATTCCTATGTg aaaaatatatctgGAAAATCATGGATTAGGAAAACAAAtctaaataaaacaataaattcAAGGGAAAGAAGATTACTATATGGGGAAACAGATATAGATTTCCAAAAGAGATACACATACTTAAAAGAGAAAGCAATGAAAATAGTAGAGGaagatgaatatatttttggaaaTAGATTAAATGCAttaatgcaaaaaataagTCTGccagaaaattttaaaatatcttaTTTTGATGAAAAAATTCCCAAATCATctaattcatttataaataaaaataatcttGAAAGTTCCTATGattcattaataaatgatAGCGATACTGATACtgaatataaaagtatagaAAAACTGTTCCAATTGAAAGAATATAAGacaacagaaaaaaatacatcacctttaaaaaaaaaaattgtaaggAAGGTAGATTCAATGAATACAACAAAAGTATTAAAACCATTGGAAATTGAATATGAAAGATCAAGTAAATCTATTGgtgcatttaaaaaaaaattacaaaatttgattaaaatttataaaccACTTATATTATCCATTActgcattattattttttgcattattatCATGGTATTTTCAGGTAAGTACATCTGCTTTGTCGCcatttatattcataacaattccaatatttattttatcattagtTCATGTTGCCTATAAATTAATGTAA